Proteins encoded within one genomic window of Companilactobacillus sp.:
- a CDS encoding TetR/AcrR family transcriptional regulator — MTNIYTLDQKNAKRQAIMKAAVRLFKTKGYSEITMKRIAETIGISKGTTFNYFSTKEDLFMSILLESYQQFFADLLIKMDGYESIDQKTYINFMVEQTENLIQNYDVLVRLNSIRGPILEGNANMDETVVKRNDLYEISKKLGQKLVEKTNGLLNQMQFSHMFVIQSGIISGLMNMSSLAKFNHEDLKVDYPDFEIKLVPEAQQQMRYYLTEYLKELKKNE; from the coding sequence ATGACAAACATTTATACATTAGACCAAAAAAACGCTAAACGACAAGCAATTATGAAGGCTGCTGTACGTCTATTTAAAACAAAAGGATATTCTGAAATAACGATGAAACGTATCGCTGAGACTATAGGCATATCAAAAGGAACAACTTTCAATTATTTTTCAACTAAAGAAGATCTTTTTATGAGTATCCTTTTAGAAAGTTATCAACAATTTTTTGCTGATTTGTTGATCAAAATGGATGGATATGAATCTATTGATCAAAAAACGTATATCAATTTTATGGTTGAACAAACCGAAAATCTAATTCAAAACTATGATGTTTTAGTTCGATTGAATTCAATTAGAGGTCCAATCTTAGAGGGAAATGCAAATATGGATGAGACGGTTGTAAAGCGTAATGATTTATATGAAATTAGCAAAAAATTAGGCCAGAAATTAGTTGAGAAGACTAATGGTTTGTTGAATCAAATGCAATTTAGTCACATGTTTGTTATTCAAAGTGGAATTATTAGTGGTTTGATGAATATGTCATCACTTGCAAAGTTTAATCACGAGGATTTAAAAGTTGATTATCCAGATTTTGAAATTAAATTGGTACCAGAGGCGCAACAACAAATGCGCTATTACTTAACAGAATATTTAAAGGAATTAAAGAAAAATGAATGA